The proteins below come from a single Nitrospirota bacterium genomic window:
- a CDS encoding DEAD/DEAH box helicase produces MFKFRNVLKRFMRRVTSSEELPQRIEITEDYPCSTEPDPDIPFPMLNPLQSCFRDLYSPKRNSVVESGTGTGKTALTYIASRYFLDEGKRVVLTAPTRELVKNLYADSKGVWGAKVVGMNTGYDKNVAGKYVIVTTPEGYISAVRSGKEWTKAGLLIVDEAHNLLDPSRSGELDVAIVMFIREGGKVLLMSGTFPNKDAVADLLNADLFISRYRSTKISLHEIHAPDDIDALPAPKTPSSNLIVTTVGLAYNKESVRVKVLKDILNKHHGESVLVFVPTKAAGFCLSESLVAPFHCADIDEAHKDKIVADFRKGELKTLLATNTLSQGINTPADVVIVCGIRRGNYYLDFMDVGQMIGRAGRGKPEATAYIIGDKIELFHAKKYVMAKSLPLPVESMVLTLLSLNAATRDDLYQALGMTFAATYSNSQKITETVDSYIRFLKACNILVERDGKLTLTKEGALISRYYLSPKAYMGYITLARRLDAVELPDVDKGCMLLSGLLPLGGYRNCPARYEKDMLMKLIQLELDKSVSHTKAGLLKYYLNRPSAIPPFLPYQLRDAERWIGMLNDMVKYRIHQTAPGLNWLKNTTMALKTAATKGKRRNKPVQISLM; encoded by the coding sequence GTGTTTAAATTTAGAAATGTTTTAAAACGGTTTATGCGCAGGGTTACCAGCTCTGAAGAGCTCCCTCAAAGAATAGAGATCACGGAAGATTACCCATGCAGTACAGAGCCTGACCCCGATATTCCGTTCCCTATGCTCAATCCATTACAGAGCTGCTTCAGAGACTTGTATAGTCCAAAACGCAACTCTGTTGTTGAAAGTGGAACAGGTACCGGTAAAACTGCTCTTACCTATATTGCATCAAGGTATTTTCTCGATGAAGGCAAAAGGGTTGTTCTTACTGCTCCTACTCGTGAGCTCGTGAAGAACCTGTATGCCGACTCTAAAGGGGTATGGGGTGCGAAGGTCGTTGGGATGAATACCGGTTACGACAAGAATGTTGCCGGTAAATACGTTATCGTGACCACCCCTGAGGGATATATAAGTGCAGTCCGGAGCGGAAAGGAATGGACTAAAGCCGGCCTGCTGATTGTGGACGAGGCGCATAACCTGCTGGACCCTTCCAGAAGTGGTGAGCTTGATGTTGCCATCGTGATGTTTATCAGGGAAGGGGGGAAGGTGCTTCTTATGTCAGGCACTTTTCCTAATAAAGATGCAGTGGCTGATCTGCTGAATGCCGACCTGTTTATATCAAGGTACAGGTCAACCAAAATCAGCCTGCACGAAATTCATGCCCCCGACGATATAGATGCTTTGCCAGCTCCAAAGACTCCATCTTCCAACCTGATAGTCACTACCGTTGGCCTGGCATATAACAAGGAGTCGGTTAGGGTGAAGGTGCTGAAGGATATCCTGAATAAACATCATGGTGAAAGTGTTCTGGTTTTTGTGCCTACAAAGGCAGCAGGGTTCTGTTTAAGTGAATCCCTGGTTGCCCCTTTCCATTGCGCTGATATCGATGAGGCACATAAGGATAAAATAGTTGCGGATTTCAGGAAGGGGGAGTTAAAAACACTTCTTGCAACTAATACCCTGTCTCAAGGAATAAATACCCCGGCTGATGTGGTGATCGTATGTGGAATCAGACGAGGGAACTATTACCTGGATTTTATGGATGTTGGCCAGATGATAGGCCGTGCCGGCAGGGGAAAACCGGAAGCCACTGCATACATAATAGGAGACAAGATTGAGCTCTTTCATGCCAAAAAATATGTAATGGCTAAATCCCTTCCACTGCCCGTTGAATCCATGGTACTTACATTGCTCTCTCTGAACGCTGCTACCAGGGATGACCTTTATCAGGCCCTGGGAATGACTTTTGCCGCTACTTACTCAAACAGTCAAAAGATTACAGAAACGGTTGACAGCTACATACGGTTTCTGAAGGCCTGCAATATTCTGGTTGAAAGGGATGGTAAGCTCACCCTGACAAAAGAGGGGGCCCTGATTTCCAGGTATTATCTCTCTCCAAAGGCATACATGGGCTATATTACACTTGCAAGAAGGCTGGATGCGGTAGAGCTTCCGGATGTTGATAAAGGCTGTATGCTGTTGTCCGGGCTGTTGCCGTTAGGGGGTTATCGGAACTGTCCTGCCAGGTATGAAAAGGATATGTTGATGAAACTTATACAACTTGAACTTGATAAATCCGTATCTCATACCAAAGCAGGACTGCTGAAATACTACCTTAACAGACCTTCCGCAATTCCGCCCTTTTTGCCTTATCAACTGCGGGATGCTGAACGATGGATCGGAATGCTGAATGATATGGTGAAGTACCGGATTCATCAGACGGCGCCGGGGCTGAACTGGCTGAAAAATACCACGATGGCTCTAAAGACTGCTGCTACAAAAGGAAAAAGAAGGAACAAGCCGGTTCAGATTTCCTTAATGTAG
- a CDS encoding adenosylcobalamin-dependent ribonucleoside-diphosphate reductase: MLAVEEITDVDDADLQEVVDYIWRKKYKYRSDGSLDDTKCRVARTAASAEEAPAVWEEKFRWLLDFFLPGGRVMNALGTSRSKCTAMNCFVSPVIEDSMEGIFSVLHKAALTMQAGGGIGFDFSTLRPKDAPVLGVGSTSSGPISFMQVYDAMCRTISSSGHRRGAMMAVMRVDHPDIERFVTAKRGSENNALVNFNLSVLITDRFMEAVKNNGEWRLVFGGKVYKTVSARALWDQILAHAYDYAEPGVLFIDRLNRLNNLYYCEEIHATNPCGEQPLPPNGACNLGSINLTRFVRSPFQNPEFDYDLFQKTIKTAVRFLDNVIDVARLPLKEQRDEVVSKRRVGLGITGFADMLWMMGIQYGSAEALVFSDNLARLMRDTAYRTSVELAQEKGCFPLFDPKKYLAGEFVKDLPADIRNDMQKYGVRNSHLLSIAPTGTTSLLWGNISSGIEPIFDLEVKREIKDNEEMKTVQVKDYAYYVWREIAGDNRAPDVLTAPKINASQHIEMQAVWQKYFDASISKTINFDPNTSFKQFRDTYLRAYERGLKGCTVYRDSGKIKSVIKSKEDRYVQPIKLPASRNMYAEEVDTPEGKMYISVTVHENAPREVFAITPADSKTSEFLEAVTRLMSIGLRCNVDPNVVLKQIKESLLKYGNVSSMLAYLERAVRKAVARIGIDTALTDFNNCPQCGGVLVMAEGCIKCSSCEYNKCS; this comes from the coding sequence GTGTTAGCTGTAGAGGAAATAACAGATGTAGATGATGCTGATCTGCAGGAAGTAGTTGACTACATCTGGCGCAAAAAGTACAAGTACCGGTCAGACGGGTCTCTGGATGATACCAAGTGCAGAGTTGCCAGGACTGCTGCCTCTGCAGAAGAGGCTCCGGCGGTGTGGGAGGAGAAATTCCGCTGGCTCCTGGATTTCTTTCTTCCAGGTGGCCGTGTCATGAATGCCCTGGGAACTTCCCGGTCGAAATGTACTGCCATGAACTGTTTTGTATCCCCTGTAATTGAAGACAGTATGGAGGGGATTTTTTCTGTACTTCACAAAGCTGCCCTTACCATGCAGGCTGGCGGTGGGATAGGGTTTGATTTCTCCACTCTCAGGCCTAAAGACGCTCCCGTTTTAGGGGTTGGGTCAACATCTTCAGGCCCTATCTCCTTTATGCAGGTGTATGACGCTATGTGCAGGACAATATCGTCAAGTGGGCACAGAAGAGGGGCCATGATGGCTGTGATGAGAGTTGACCACCCTGATATCGAACGGTTCGTTACGGCCAAAAGAGGATCTGAAAACAATGCCCTGGTTAATTTCAATCTTTCTGTCCTGATTACGGACAGGTTCATGGAGGCAGTAAAGAACAACGGAGAGTGGAGGCTTGTCTTCGGGGGTAAAGTCTACAAAACCGTATCGGCAAGAGCGTTGTGGGATCAGATACTTGCTCATGCCTATGATTATGCCGAACCTGGCGTACTCTTTATCGACCGGCTCAACAGGCTTAACAACCTTTATTACTGCGAGGAAATTCATGCTACCAATCCATGCGGTGAGCAGCCGTTGCCACCAAATGGAGCATGCAACCTCGGCTCCATAAACCTTACCAGGTTCGTAAGGTCCCCTTTCCAAAACCCGGAATTTGATTATGATTTGTTTCAGAAGACGATAAAGACAGCTGTAAGGTTCCTTGATAACGTGATTGATGTGGCCCGGCTGCCACTTAAGGAACAAAGGGACGAGGTTGTAAGCAAAAGACGGGTAGGGCTTGGTATTACCGGGTTTGCCGATATGCTCTGGATGATGGGGATTCAGTACGGCTCTGCGGAGGCCCTTGTGTTCAGTGATAACCTTGCAAGGTTAATGAGAGATACTGCATACAGGACTTCTGTCGAACTTGCACAGGAAAAGGGATGTTTTCCCTTGTTTGATCCGAAAAAGTATCTTGCAGGCGAATTTGTCAAGGACCTGCCTGCAGACATACGGAATGATATGCAGAAATACGGAGTCAGAAACAGTCATCTGCTTTCCATTGCCCCAACAGGTACTACCAGCCTGCTGTGGGGTAATATTTCTTCCGGGATTGAGCCGATCTTTGATCTCGAGGTGAAAAGAGAGATCAAGGATAACGAAGAGATGAAGACTGTACAGGTGAAAGACTATGCTTACTACGTCTGGAGGGAGATTGCTGGTGATAACAGAGCTCCGGATGTGTTGACTGCACCTAAGATTAATGCCAGCCAGCACATTGAGATGCAGGCCGTCTGGCAGAAGTATTTTGATGCCAGTATCTCGAAGACCATCAATTTTGATCCCAACACCTCTTTTAAGCAGTTCAGAGATACGTATCTCCGGGCATACGAGCGAGGACTGAAGGGTTGTACGGTCTACAGGGATTCGGGGAAGATCAAGAGTGTTATAAAATCCAAAGAGGACAGGTACGTTCAGCCAATAAAACTACCTGCAAGCAGAAATATGTACGCGGAAGAGGTGGACACACCAGAGGGGAAGATGTATATCAGTGTTACAGTTCATGAAAATGCTCCTCGTGAGGTTTTTGCCATTACTCCTGCAGACTCAAAGACATCAGAGTTTTTGGAGGCTGTAACTCGTCTTATGAGTATAGGCCTCAGGTGTAACGTGGATCCCAATGTAGTTTTAAAACAGATAAAAGAGTCCCTGCTAAAGTACGGAAACGTATCTTCCATGCTGGCTTATCTGGAGCGAGCTGTCAGAAAAGCAGTAGCACGAATCGGTATTGATACTGCCTTGACGGATTTTAATAATTGCCCCCAGTGTGGTGGAGTGCTTGTGATGGCAGAGGGATGCATTAAATGCTCAAGTTGCGAATACAACAAGTGTTCATAA
- a CDS encoding dUTP diphosphatase (catalyzes the formation of dUMP from dUTP), translating to MRKRGFEVVAEYEDRGIALPKRKTARSAAYDIEAAEDVVVPPHGQVSIPTGLKAYMQDDEYLGIHIRSGISFKNSLSLLNDEGIIDSDYYNNPDNEGHIIVGIVNHSSRAVTIKKGERIAQGIFKKYLLADGDEADAERTGGIGSTGV from the coding sequence ATCAGAAAAAGAGGGTTTGAGGTAGTTGCAGAGTATGAAGACAGGGGGATTGCTCTTCCGAAAAGGAAAACCGCAAGATCGGCTGCTTATGATATCGAGGCAGCCGAAGATGTAGTGGTTCCGCCGCATGGGCAGGTGAGTATTCCTACGGGCCTAAAGGCTTACATGCAGGATGACGAATACCTCGGTATTCACATAAGAAGCGGTATTTCCTTTAAAAACAGTCTTTCCTTACTTAATGATGAAGGAATTATCGATTCAGACTATTACAACAATCCGGACAATGAGGGGCATATAATTGTCGGAATTGTAAATCATTCGTCCAGGGCTGTAACGATTAAAAAAGGTGAGAGGATTGCACAGGGAATTTTTAAAAAGTACCTGCTGGCCGATGGGGACGAGGCTGATGCTGAAAGAACTGGAGGAATAGGGTCAACAGGGGTATAG